One genomic segment of Ignavibacteriota bacterium includes these proteins:
- a CDS encoding SRPBCC domain-containing protein, translating into MEILTSNPEQEIITIREINFPIDFVYQAFENPNHLKNWWGPKGFTNTFNSFEFKPGGRWSFIMHGPDRGNYVNECVFIIVEKNKLIVWDRISNPIFYVIFQFQKISETITKIIFRQLFDSVELCNKIRSYTVGKNDENFDRLEEELIKMRKDTK; encoded by the coding sequence ATGGAAATTTTAACTTCAAATCCAGAGCAAGAAATAATTACTATTAGAGAAATTAATTTTCCGATTGATTTTGTTTATCAAGCATTTGAAAATCCTAATCATCTGAAAAATTGGTGGGGACCAAAAGGTTTTACAAATACCTTTAATTCATTTGAATTTAAACCCGGCGGAAGATGGAGTTTCATTATGCACGGTCCCGATAGAGGAAATTATGTTAATGAATGTGTATTTATAATCGTTGAAAAAAATAAATTAATTGTCTGGGATCGTATTTCAAACCCAATATTTTATGTGATTTTTCAATTTCAAAAAATATCAGAAACTATAACAAAAATAATATTCAGACAATTATTTGATTCAGTTGAATTGTGTAATAAAATTAGATCATACACTGTTGGGAAAAACGACGAAAATTTTGATCGGCTTGAAGAAGAATTAATTAAAATGAGAAAGGATACAAAATGA
- a CDS encoding DUF1801 domain-containing protein, which yields MKTEKTEFKNIDEYILTFPDEVQEKLTELRKTIIESAPESIEKISYQMPTFFLNGNLVHFAAYKNHIGFYPTPTGIEQFKDELKNFKTSKGAVQFPIDETLPIKLISKIVKFRVNENLSKSKKGK from the coding sequence ATGAAAACCGAAAAAACAGAATTTAAAAATATTGATGAATACATTTTAACTTTCCCGGATGAAGTTCAAGAAAAATTAACCGAACTTCGTAAAACAATAATAGAATCCGCTCCGGAATCTATAGAAAAAATATCTTATCAAATGCCGACATTTTTTCTCAATGGAAATTTGGTTCATTTTGCTGCGTATAAAAATCATATTGGTTTTTATCCAACTCCAACTGGAATAGAACAATTTAAAGATGAACTTAAAAATTTCAAAACTTCTAAAGGGGCGGTTCAATTTCCAATTGATGAAACACTTCCGATAAAATTAATTTCCAAAATTGTGAAATTTAGAGTGAATGAAAATTTATCCAAATCAAAAAAAGGTAAATAA
- a CDS encoding MATE family efflux transporter has translation METISSQKSIWHELKEAIQGSEADYTQIPLGKAIFLLAIPMILELIMESTFAIVDIYFVGSLGASAVATVGLTETYMFLLYSICMGLAMGVTALIARRIGEKNKEKAGITAVQSIFIGVVASIPFSIAGIFYSKELLELMGADNWILGHGVGYAQWMLGGNLVIMLIFVINAIFRGAGDAAIAMRVLWIANGINIILDPLLIFGYGPFPKLGIEGAAIATNIGRGVGVLIQLWYLYKGVKHIKVEKSQIVLNFKIISSIIKTSLGGIGQNIIAMTSWIFIMRIFAEFGSHVVAGATISIRIMMFTMMPAWGLSNAASTLVGQNLGANSPDRAEKSVWKIGTYNMIFLIGVSIIYFFYSEKLVSIFTDDLGVISVGTMWLKIVSYSYFVYGWWMVSVQAFNGAGDTITPTKINFIFFWLLQIPFSYLTSKILGFGYEGIFWTIFATETSVGIFTLWLFKKGSWKKVTI, from the coding sequence TTGGAAACTATTTCATCTCAAAAATCTATCTGGCATGAATTAAAAGAAGCCATCCAAGGAAGTGAAGCTGATTACACTCAAATTCCTCTTGGTAAAGCAATTTTTCTTCTTGCTATCCCAATGATTTTAGAATTAATAATGGAATCAACTTTTGCAATTGTTGATATTTATTTTGTGGGTTCGCTTGGAGCTTCGGCTGTTGCCACTGTTGGATTAACAGAAACTTACATGTTTCTTCTTTATTCTATCTGCATGGGTTTGGCAATGGGTGTAACCGCTTTAATTGCAAGAAGAATTGGTGAAAAGAACAAAGAGAAAGCCGGAATTACTGCAGTTCAGTCAATATTTATCGGTGTTGTGGCTTCCATTCCATTTTCAATTGCGGGAATTTTTTACAGTAAAGAACTTCTGGAATTAATGGGCGCTGATAATTGGATTCTCGGTCATGGTGTTGGATATGCTCAATGGATGCTTGGCGGAAATTTAGTAATAATGTTAATCTTTGTTATTAATGCAATTTTTAGAGGTGCCGGCGACGCAGCAATTGCGATGCGTGTTTTATGGATTGCAAACGGAATCAATATTATTTTAGATCCGCTTTTAATTTTTGGCTACGGTCCTTTTCCCAAATTAGGAATTGAAGGTGCTGCTATTGCAACAAATATTGGAAGAGGCGTTGGAGTTTTAATTCAGTTATGGTATTTGTACAAAGGTGTAAAACATATTAAAGTTGAAAAATCACAAATTGTTCTAAATTTCAAAATTATTTCTTCAATTATAAAAACTTCTTTGGGTGGAATTGGACAAAACATAATTGCTATGACGTCATGGATTTTTATTATGCGAATTTTTGCCGAGTTTGGAAGTCACGTTGTTGCCGGAGCTACAATTTCAATAAGAATTATGATGTTTACAATGATGCCGGCTTGGGGCTTATCTAATGCGGCTTCAACGTTGGTAGGGCAAAATCTTGGAGCAAATTCTCCGGATCGTGCAGAAAAATCCGTATGGAAAATTGGAACTTATAATATGATTTTTTTAATCGGCGTTTCAATAATTTACTTTTTCTATAGTGAGAAATTGGTTTCTATTTTCACAGATGATTTGGGAGTAATTTCGGTTGGAACAATGTGGCTAAAAATAGTTTCATATTCCTATTTTGTTTATGGATGGTGGATGGTATCAGTGCAAGCATTCAACGGTGCGGGTGATACGATTACTCCAACAAAAATTAATTTTATATTTTTTTGGTTGCTGCAAATTCCATTTTCATATTTAACTTCAAAAATTTTGGGGTTTGGTTACGAAGGAATTTTCTGGACAATCTTTGCAACTGAAACAAGTGTTGGAATTTTTACTTTGTGGCTTTTCAAAAAAGGTTCATGGAAAAAAGTTACGATTTAA
- a CDS encoding isocitrate lyase/phosphoenolpyruvate mutase family protein — MISQYEIFTQLHKSDKPLLLGNVWNVQSAKVYEKLKFSAIGTSSAAIANSLGYDDGENISFEEYFNLVKKISKNTNIPLSVDLEAGFGNDIDTIFSNIKRLSEIGIAGINIEDSIVKNSKRSILSSEIFTEKLNQLCKKLNAEKINIFVNVRTDTYLLNLENKLIETKKRIHMYESANIHGIFIPCIINICEIEELVNLTKLPINVMCMPNLPDFKTLNDIGVKRISMGNFINDFVYTQMESKMNEIIFDQNFKSLF, encoded by the coding sequence ATGATATCGCAATATGAAATTTTTACACAATTACATAAATCAGACAAACCACTTTTACTTGGAAATGTCTGGAATGTGCAAAGTGCAAAAGTTTATGAAAAACTAAAATTTAGCGCAATCGGAACTTCAAGTGCGGCAATTGCAAACTCACTTGGTTATGATGACGGAGAAAATATTTCGTTTGAAGAATATTTTAATTTGGTAAAGAAAATTTCTAAAAATACAAATATTCCTTTATCGGTCGATTTAGAAGCTGGTTTCGGAAATGATATTGATACAATATTTTCTAATATTAAAAGACTTTCAGAAATTGGAATTGCCGGAATAAATATTGAAGATTCAATTGTGAAAAATTCTAAAAGATCAATTTTATCCTCAGAGATATTTACTGAAAAATTAAACCAACTTTGTAAAAAACTCAATGCAGAAAAAATAAATATTTTTGTTAATGTTAGAACGGATACATATTTATTAAATCTTGAAAATAAATTAATCGAGACAAAAAAAAGAATCCACATGTATGAAAGTGCTAATATTCATGGGATTTTCATTCCGTGCATAATTAATATTTGTGAAATAGAAGAATTAGTTAATTTAACAAAATTGCCGATTAACGTAATGTGCATGCCTAATTTGCCGGATTTCAAAACTCTTAATGATATTGGTGTTAAAAGAATTAGCATGGGAAATTTTATTAATGATTTTGTTTATACCCAAATGGAAAGTAAAATGAATGAAATAATTTTTGATCAAAATTTTAAAAGTTTGTTTTAG
- a CDS encoding DUF1801 domain-containing protein, with translation MNPKVDKYLSQVGKWQRELEKLRTLILDCGLIEEYKWMHPCYTQNKNNVLLIHEFKDYCAILFHKGALLKDEKNILVQQTENVQSARQIRFTNISEIEKLETTIKEYIFEAIEIEKFGLKVEMKKTSEFNMSEELKLKFEMDPDFKTAFENLTQGRQRGYLLHFSQPKQSKTRSERIEKNIERILTGKGLQDCICGHSKRFPSCDGSHSKIE, from the coding sequence ATGAATCCCAAAGTAGATAAATATTTAAGCCAAGTTGGTAAGTGGCAAAGAGAATTAGAAAAACTTAGAACTTTAATTCTTGATTGCGGTTTAATTGAAGAATATAAATGGATGCATCCATGTTATACTCAAAATAAAAATAATGTATTATTAATTCATGAGTTTAAAGATTATTGTGCAATTTTATTTCATAAAGGTGCTTTACTAAAAGATGAAAAAAATATTTTAGTTCAACAAACCGAAAATGTTCAATCTGCAAGACAAATTAGGTTTACCAATATTTCTGAAATTGAAAAATTAGAGACAACAATTAAGGAATATATATTCGAGGCAATAGAGATTGAAAAATTCGGATTGAAAGTTGAAATGAAAAAAACTTCCGAATTCAACATGTCGGAGGAACTAAAATTAAAATTTGAAATGGATCCGGATTTTAAAACAGCTTTTGAAAATTTAACACAAGGACGACAAAGAGGTTATCTGTTACATTTTTCACAACCAAAACAATCTAAAACTCGCAGTGAAAGAATTGAAAAAAATATAGAGCGAATTCTTACGGGGAAAGGGCTTCAAGATTGTATTTGTGGACATTCAAAAAGATTTCCTAGTTGTGATGGTTCACACAGTAAAATAGAGTAA
- a CDS encoding DinB family protein yields the protein MNRPQANEYNPYFLKYIDLVEEGNFFQIFTTDTESTFNFFINIPEEKHNYKYAPEKWTIKDVLMHVIDTERIFSYRALVCARGDDKTLLQRADENLFAANIDVSNRSMESLLEEFLVVRKSMEFLLKNISEEKSKFLGNNGEFKISARALGFISIGHTKHHINVIKERYL from the coding sequence ATGAATCGACCACAAGCAAATGAATATAATCCGTATTTCCTAAAATATATTGATCTTGTTGAAGAAGGAAATTTTTTTCAAATATTTACAACTGATACCGAATCAACATTTAATTTCTTTATAAATATTCCTGAAGAAAAACATAATTATAAATATGCACCGGAAAAATGGACAATTAAAGATGTTCTTATGCATGTAATTGATACCGAAAGAATTTTTTCTTATCGTGCATTGGTTTGTGCAAGAGGAGATGATAAAACTTTATTACAAAGAGCAGATGAAAATTTATTTGCAGCAAATATTGATGTATCAAATAGATCTATGGAAAGTCTGCTTGAAGAATTTTTGGTTGTAAGAAAAAGTATGGAATTTTTACTCAAAAATATTAGTGAGGAAAAATCTAAATTTTTAGGTAATAACGGAGAATTTAAAATTTCCGCAAGAGCTTTGGGCTTTATTTCTATTGGTCATACTAAACATCATATAAATGTTATTAAAGAAAGATATTTGTAA
- a CDS encoding SRPBCC domain-containing protein → MEKLKFNIHINASKEKVWKTLWDNETYKKWSSVFSEGSSMESDWKINGRTLFVDGKGNGMISTIAELRENEFLSFKHLGFIKDGIEDYESEEIKKWSGIFENYTLKPNGNTTELIIEMDMNDEYKDFFLKTWPDALNKIKELSE, encoded by the coding sequence GTGGAAAAGTTAAAATTTAATATTCATATAAATGCATCAAAAGAAAAAGTTTGGAAAACTCTTTGGGATAATGAAACATATAAAAAATGGTCTTCCGTATTTTCAGAAGGTTCGAGTATGGAATCAGACTGGAAAATTAATGGCAGAACATTATTTGTTGATGGAAAAGGCAACGGAATGATTAGCACAATTGCCGAATTAAGGGAAAATGAATTTTTATCATTTAAACATTTGGGTTTTATTAAAGACGGCATTGAAGATTACGAAAGTGAAGAGATAAAAAAATGGTCGGGGATTTTTGAAAATTATACTTTAAAACCTAATGGAAATACAACTGAATTAATTATAGAAATGGATATGAATGATGAATACAAAGATTTTTTTCTTAAAACATGGCCCGATGCATTGAATAAAATTAAAGAATTGAGTGAATGA
- a CDS encoding HTH domain-containing protein, whose translation MAKENSDLLTAGKIAAQLGVSGSVVSKTIKTLNLKPDLVKAGCNYFGKENIDKIKKALK comes from the coding sequence ATGGCAAAGGAAAATTCAGATTTATTAACTGCCGGAAAAATTGCTGCACAGCTTGGTGTATCGGGATCGGTTGTTTCAAAAACTATTAAAACGCTAAACCTCAAGCCGGATTTGGTTAAAGCCGGTTGCAATTATTTTGGAAAAGAAAATATTGATAAAATTAAAAAGGCGTTGAAATAA
- a CDS encoding dihydrofolate reductase produces the protein MQKLRVASFSISVDGFGAGINQSLENPLGIGGTNLAKWFFPTKTFQKNVMGNDGGTTGIDNNFAERGFDNIGAWILGRNMFAPTRGPWLDENWKGWWGNNPPYHVPVFVLTNYPRKPIEMEGGTTFYFITDGIHSALKKAFDSANGKDVRLGGGVNVIRQYLKEKLIDEMHIAVSPVFLGAGENLFSEINIIDLGYNCVENVSTENATHLIIKKI, from the coding sequence ATGCAAAAATTAAGAGTTGCAAGTTTTTCAATTTCTGTTGATGGATTTGGTGCGGGTATAAATCAAAGTCTTGAAAATCCACTTGGCATCGGAGGAACAAATTTAGCTAAATGGTTTTTCCCGACAAAAACTTTTCAAAAAAATGTGATGGGAAATGATGGCGGCACAACCGGCATCGATAATAACTTTGCCGAACGAGGATTTGATAATATCGGCGCATGGATTTTAGGAAGAAATATGTTTGCTCCAACTCGCGGACCTTGGCTTGATGAAAATTGGAAAGGATGGTGGGGAAATAATCCGCCTTATCATGTTCCGGTTTTTGTGCTTACAAATTATCCACGTAAACCTATTGAAATGGAAGGCGGAACTACTTTTTATTTTATTACAGACGGCATTCATTCTGCACTAAAAAAAGCTTTTGATTCTGCAAATGGAAAAGATGTTAGGCTGGGCGGCGGTGTTAATGTTATTCGTCAATATTTAAAAGAAAAATTAATTGATGAAATGCATATTGCTGTTTCTCCGGTTTTTCTTGGAGCCGGAGAAAATCTCTTTTCAGAAATTAATATTATTGATTTAGGATATAATTGTGTGGAAAATGTTTCAACAGAAAATGCAACTCATTTAATTATTAAAAAAATATGA
- a CDS encoding bifunctional transcriptional activator/DNA repair protein Ada, with protein MELTHKVMYNAAVKKDVSFEGIFFTAVKTTGIFCRPTCTARKPKIENVEFYKTSKEAILKGYRPCKVCNPLEKLNATPIEIKNILNELNENPSQKIKDFDLVKKGIEPNKVRRWFLKNHGITFHAYQRMLRINNAFKKIQNGKSITETAFDSGYNSLSGFNDSFKSVFETSPSNSKTKNIIELKRIETKLGTMIACSTKDGICLLEFSDRKMLETELKQISKYFDAKILQGDSNHLTNLEKQLHEYFDGNRKEFTIPIATSGTVFQNIVWEKLLQIPFGKTKSYKDIAEQIDKPTAVRAVANANGMNKIAILIPCHRVIGSDGKLTGYGGGLWRKKELLDLEIINKGSNK; from the coding sequence ATGGAACTTACTCATAAAGTAATGTATAACGCAGCTGTTAAAAAAGATGTTTCATTTGAAGGTATATTTTTTACAGCTGTAAAAACAACTGGAATTTTTTGCAGACCGACTTGCACGGCTAGAAAACCTAAAATAGAAAATGTGGAATTTTATAAAACATCAAAAGAAGCGATATTGAAAGGTTATAGACCTTGTAAGGTTTGTAATCCTTTAGAAAAATTAAATGCGACACCAATTGAAATAAAAAATATTTTAAACGAATTAAATGAAAATCCATCGCAAAAAATTAAGGATTTTGATCTAGTAAAAAAAGGGATTGAACCTAATAAAGTTAGAAGATGGTTTTTAAAAAATCATGGAATTACATTTCATGCTTACCAGAGAATGTTAAGAATAAATAATGCATTTAAAAAAATTCAAAATGGAAAAAGTATTACGGAAACTGCTTTTGATTCGGGTTATAACTCTTTAAGCGGATTTAATGATTCATTTAAATCTGTATTTGAAACTTCGCCGAGTAATAGTAAAACAAAGAATATTATTGAACTTAAAAGAATAGAAACAAAATTAGGAACCATGATTGCATGTTCAACAAAAGATGGAATTTGCTTGCTGGAATTTTCTGATCGCAAAATGCTTGAAACTGAATTGAAACAAATTTCTAAATATTTCGATGCAAAAATATTACAAGGAGATAGCAATCATTTAACAAATTTGGAAAAACAGTTACATGAATATTTTGATGGAAATAGAAAAGAATTTACAATTCCGATTGCTACTTCCGGAACGGTTTTTCAAAATATTGTTTGGGAAAAACTGTTGCAAATTCCATTTGGAAAAACAAAAAGTTACAAAGATATTGCAGAACAAATCGATAAACCAACGGCAGTAAGAGCTGTAGCAAATGCAAACGGAATGAATAAAATTGCAATTTTAATTCCTTGTCATAGAGTTATTGGATCTGATGGAAAACTTACCGGTTACGGCGGTGGACTTTGGCGTAAAAAAGAATTGCTTGATTTGGAAATTATAAATAAAGGTTCAAATAAATAA
- a CDS encoding VOC family protein: protein MNSITPNLWFDKTAEEAVNFYTSLFENSKIGNSQRYGKEGFEFHQMPEGTIMTMEFELAGQKFLVLNGGPIFKFSDAVSFYIYCKSENEIEFLYEKLKQNGSIVWQLGKYDWSEKYAWVKDKFGASWQLDIDKMNSPQKILPTLLFTNDKFAQIKEAVNYYTNIFPNSKINFEFPYPPSENIPTDALLFAQFSLSNYLFNAMSSTQKHDFDFNEAISFIVNCDTQEEIDYYWEKLGEGGDPNAQQCGWLKDKFGVSWQIVPSKLGKLLSGGNKEQSSSVMNELLKMKKLDLNILEQTFQKNS from the coding sequence ATGAATTCAATAACACCAAATTTGTGGTTTGATAAAACCGCTGAAGAAGCTGTAAACTTTTACACTTCACTATTTGAAAATTCTAAAATTGGAAACTCGCAAAGATACGGCAAAGAAGGATTTGAATTTCATCAAATGCCGGAAGGCACAATAATGACAATGGAATTTGAATTAGCGGGACAAAAATTTCTTGTATTAAACGGCGGACCAATTTTTAAATTCAGCGATGCGGTTTCATTTTATATTTATTGTAAATCAGAAAACGAGATTGAATTCCTTTATGAAAAATTAAAACAGAATGGAAGTATTGTTTGGCAATTGGGTAAATATGATTGGAGCGAAAAGTATGCTTGGGTAAAAGATAAATTTGGAGCTTCTTGGCAGCTTGATATTGATAAAATGAATTCACCACAAAAGATTTTACCAACACTTTTATTTACAAATGATAAATTTGCACAAATTAAGGAAGCGGTAAATTATTACACAAATATTTTCCCAAATTCAAAAATTAACTTTGAATTTCCTTATCCGCCTTCTGAAAATATTCCGACCGATGCCTTGTTGTTTGCACAATTTAGTTTATCAAATTATTTATTCAACGCAATGAGCAGTACGCAAAAACATGATTTCGATTTTAACGAAGCAATTTCATTTATCGTAAATTGTGATACGCAAGAAGAAATTGATTATTATTGGGAAAAACTTGGTGAAGGCGGAGATCCCAATGCACAGCAGTGCGGATGGCTTAAAGATAAATTTGGAGTTTCTTGGCAAATTGTTCCTTCAAAACTTGGTAAGTTATTAAGCGGTGGAAACAAAGAACAATCTTCTTCCGTAATGAATGAATTATTAAAAATGAAAAAACTTGATTTAAATATTTTGGAACAAACATTTCAGAAAAATTCATAA
- a CDS encoding VOC family protein, translating to MKNIHPYFNFNGNTEEAFNFYKSVFGGEFNGVMKFKDLPDAQNFPAEVQEKIMHISLPLCNGIIMMGTDLIESMGHKFVPGNNMHIMITTDSREEADNLFNQLSVGGKIEMPMADQFWGDYYGNFTDKFGINWMIDFSKEQQ from the coding sequence ATGAAAAATATTCATCCGTACTTCAATTTTAACGGAAATACAGAAGAAGCGTTTAATTTTTACAAATCTGTTTTTGGCGGCGAGTTTAATGGTGTAATGAAATTTAAAGATTTACCGGATGCTCAAAATTTTCCCGCTGAAGTTCAAGAAAAGATTATGCACATTTCTTTGCCGTTGTGCAACGGAATTATTATGATGGGAACCGATTTAATTGAATCTATGGGACATAAATTTGTACCCGGAAATAATATGCACATTATGATTACTACAGATTCTAGAGAAGAAGCTGATAATTTGTTTAACCAACTTTCTGTTGGCGGAAAAATTGAAATGCCAATGGCTGATCAATTTTGGGGTGATTATTACGGTAATTTTACAGATAAATTTGGAATAAATTGGATGATTGATTTTTCCAAAGAACAACAATAA
- a CDS encoding DUF1801 domain-containing protein, producing the protein MAKIINVNEFMKNLEHPLKEGIETLREVIKSSNKNIVEEIKWNAPSYKLENHFATFKLYPLKNIQIVLHTDTKVKENPKQFHLDDPHKIIKWAASDRCVITINSNEDVIKLKNEVSKIIKSWIKQL; encoded by the coding sequence ATGGCAAAGATTATTAACGTAAATGAATTCATGAAAAATTTGGAACATCCTTTGAAAGAAGGGATTGAAACATTACGTGAAGTAATTAAAAGTTCAAATAAAAATATTGTTGAAGAAATTAAGTGGAATGCACCGAGTTATAAATTAGAAAATCATTTTGCTACTTTTAAATTATACCCGCTAAAAAACATTCAAATAGTTTTACACACCGATACTAAAGTGAAAGAAAATCCAAAGCAATTTCATTTAGATGATCCGCATAAAATAATTAAATGGGCAGCTTCGGATAGATGTGTTATAACAATTAATTCAAATGAAGATGTAATAAAATTAAAAAATGAAGTCTCAAAGATTATTAAAAGCTGGATTAAGCAATTATAA
- a CDS encoding VOC family protein, whose translation MNPVVHFEMAAENGKRMSEFYTKVFGWQTQQLGPEMGNYIMVHTTETDENGMIQTKGAINGGFYQKMEDQKMNQPSIVISVDDIKESMEMIKNAGGKILGEPMPIPGVGEFVSFFDTEGNRCSILQPINM comes from the coding sequence ATAAATCCAGTAGTACATTTTGAAATGGCTGCCGAAAACGGAAAACGCATGTCCGAATTTTACACAAAGGTTTTCGGATGGCAGACACAACAGTTAGGACCGGAAATGGGAAATTATATTATGGTCCATACAACTGAAACTGATGAAAATGGAATGATACAGACTAAAGGAGCAATTAACGGAGGATTTTATCAAAAGATGGAAGATCAAAAAATGAATCAGCCTTCAATTGTAATTTCTGTTGATGACATAAAAGAATCTATGGAAATGATAAAAAATGCCGGCGGCAAAATTTTAGGTGAACCAATGCCAATTCCCGGTGTGGGTGAATTTGTTTCTTTTTTTGATACCGAAGGAAACAGATGCAGTATTTTACAACCAATAAATATGTAG
- a CDS encoding DUF2157 domain-containing protein: protein MSLLKDLSELVTANIISQETAAKIQNYYNEKGNKSNNKILLIFGILGALLIGLGIILIIAHNWDNFSKTTKLVFSFLPLIIGQTLSGYSLIKKNESDAWKESSSTFLFFAIGVNISLIGQIYNLHNELSLFVITWMLIFFPIIYLLKSSTGSLLYIIGITFYACENGYWAFPTSESINYWILILLIIPFYYLLYKRNPQSNFFNFHNWLIPLSIIISLGIITNKFDEFLYIAYFSLFVLFQIIGKSKFAQITNSKINAYTFYGSLGTIVILLILSFDWFWKDLQNKTFIFSEIIFSPELITSILISVIAIILFTKNFTKDKNWFQLTFVIFIIIFLIGIHSSFAVVLINLFTLAIGIFTIRQGTNQNHLGILNYGLLIITALITCRFFDTDLSFITRGIIFIIVGIGFFVTNFWILKKRKLNGK from the coding sequence ATGAGTTTATTAAAAGATTTATCCGAATTAGTTACTGCAAATATTATTTCTCAAGAAACTGCTGCGAAAATTCAGAATTATTATAACGAAAAAGGAAATAAATCAAATAATAAAATTCTTTTAATTTTTGGAATTCTTGGTGCGCTGCTTATTGGACTTGGAATTATTTTAATTATTGCTCACAATTGGGATAATTTTTCTAAAACCACAAAATTAGTATTTTCATTTCTCCCACTAATCATTGGACAAACTCTTAGCGGATATTCATTGATCAAGAAAAATGAAAGTGACGCTTGGAAAGAAAGCAGTTCAACATTTTTATTTTTCGCAATCGGAGTAAACATTTCTTTAATCGGACAAATTTACAATCTGCATAATGAACTAAGTTTGTTTGTCATCACTTGGATGCTGATTTTTTTTCCAATTATTTATTTATTAAAATCTTCAACCGGTTCGCTACTTTATATAATTGGGATAACATTTTATGCATGTGAAAATGGCTATTGGGCTTTTCCCACAAGCGAATCAATAAATTATTGGATTTTAATATTGTTAATTATTCCATTTTACTATTTACTTTATAAAAGAAATCCGCAAAGTAATTTTTTTAATTTTCACAATTGGTTAATTCCTCTTTCAATAATTATTTCTTTAGGAATTATTACAAATAAATTTGATGAATTTTTGTACATCGCATATTTCAGTTTGTTTGTTTTATTTCAAATAATTGGAAAATCAAAATTTGCTCAAATTACAAATTCAAAAATAAATGCTTATACTTTTTACGGCTCACTTGGAACAATAGTTATTCTATTAATTCTAAGCTTCGATTGGTTTTGGAAAGATTTGCAAAATAAAACTTTTATTTTCAGCGAAATAATTTTTTCTCCGGAATTGATAACTTCAATTTTAATTTCGGTAATCGCAATAATATTATTCACCAAAAATTTTACTAAAGATAAAAATTGGTTTCAATTAACATTTGTAATTTTTATTATCATTTTTTTAATTGGAATTCATTCAAGTTTTGCTGTAGTACTTATAAACCTATTCACATTGGCAATTGGAATATTCACAATTAGGCAAGGCACAAATCAAAATCATTTGGGAATTTTAAATTATGGTTTATTAATAATTACTGCTTTAATAACTTGCAGATTTTTTGATACGGATTTATCATTTATAACTCGCGGTATAATTTTTATAATTGTTGGTATTGGATTTTTTGTTACAAATTTTTGGATTCTTAAAAAGAGAAAATTAAATGGAAAATAA
- a CDS encoding SRPBCC family protein gives MNKTKITIETIVSADEKKVWEYWTKPEHITKWNFASDDWHCPSAENDLRIGGKFSSRMEAKDGSFGFDFWGIYDEVIPHKKISYTLGDGRKAITNFEVLGDKTKVTTIFEAENENSVEMQKGGWQSILDNFKKHVEAN, from the coding sequence ATGAATAAAACTAAAATTACAATCGAAACAATTGTTTCGGCAGATGAAAAAAAAGTTTGGGAATATTGGACGAAGCCGGAACACATTACAAAATGGAATTTTGCATCTGACGATTGGCATTGTCCAAGTGCAGAAAATGATTTGCGAATCGGCGGAAAATTTAGTTCAAGAATGGAAGCAAAAGACGGAAGTTTTGGATTTGATTTTTGGGGAATTTATGATGAAGTTATTCCACATAAAAAAATTTCTTACACATTGGGAGACGGGAGAAAAGCAATTACAAATTTTGAAGTACTTGGTGATAAAACAAAAGTTACAACAATTTTTGAAGCTGAAAATGAAAACTCAGTTGAAATGCAAAAGGGCGGATGGCAATCAATTCTTGATAATTTCAAAAAGCATGTTGAAGCAAACTAA